One part of the Rutidosis leptorrhynchoides isolate AG116_Rl617_1_P2 chromosome 1, CSIRO_AGI_Rlap_v1, whole genome shotgun sequence genome encodes these proteins:
- the LOC139843603 gene encoding uncharacterized protein, protein MNILSLNIRGIGQDDRKDWIQKLCRQEKPQVLALQETKCGEIEDKIIENFWGSENFKYIQKHAVGFSGGMLLVWNTDVFNVNQAIEGEFFLTIKGHWKGIDEEIAFVNVYGPHNTAKKKLMWESLENLLSIKDMPWLLCGDFNEVRGLDERLNCDFNKPWSDMFNDFINKCCLIEIPLGGQKFTRISGDCLKFSKLDRFLVSSKFHNIWPTLFANTLDRFTSDHCPIILRDRIIDFGPKPIRVFNAWLDDKGSVEVISNAWNLHVGGNRGDCILRNKLKNVKKALNDWSKTNFGKLDIEIQELADSVSEWEKNAQIRILSQTERDTWLNERKAWIEKEKIKCKMLKQKARIKWSLEGDENSKFFHNYVKRRNTKNNIFGISINGCWSEEPNAIKDEIFNHYSNIFKANNDSSCSFNLQSKILNDNDNEMLENPFSESEIWELTLSTGFGQIWNSPRGVMLPLPHSSPKNITR, encoded by the exons ATGAATATCTTATCTCTTAACATTCGTGGTATTGGACAGGATGATCGAAAGGATTGGATTCAAAAACTCTGTAGACAAGAAAAACCACAGGTGCTAGCACTCCAGGAAACCAAGTGTGGTGAGATCGAAGACAAAATAATAGAGAATTTTTGGGGTTCTGAAAACTTCAAGTACATACAAAAACATGCAGTAGGTTTCTCGGGTGGGATGTTGTTAGTCTGGAACACTGATGTTTTTAATGTCAATCAAGCGATCGAAGGCGAATTCTTTTTAACTATCAAAGGACATTGGAAAGGTATCGATGAAGAAATAGCTTTTGTCAATGTCTACGGACCACATAACACCGCCAAGAAGAAACTAATGTGGGAAAGTTTAGAAAATCTTCTCAGCATTAAAGACATGCCTTGGTTACTTTGCGGGGATTTTAACGAGGTTAGAGGTTTAGACGAAAGATTAAATTGCGACTTCAACAAACCCTGGTCGGATATGTTCAACGATTTCATCAATAAGTGCTGTTTAATTGAAATACCTCTTGGCGGCCAAAAGTTCACGAGAATCAGCGGAGACTGTTTAAAATTCAGTAAGTTAGATCGTTTCCTTGTCTCCAGCAAGTTTCATAATATTTGGCCAACTCTTTTCGCAAACACCTTGGATAGATTCACCTCCGACCATTGCCCAATAATTCTCCGAGACCGAATCATCGACTTTGGCCCAAAGCCAATTAGAGTATTCAACGCTTGGCTCGATGATAAGGGTTCGGTGGAAGTCATTTCAAATGCATGGAATTTACATGTCGGTGGTAACCGTGGTGATTGCATACTTCGAAATAAGCTAAAAAACGTGAAAAAAGCACTCAACGATTGGAGCAAAACAAACTTTGGTAAACTCGATATCGAGATCCAAGAACTAGCAGATTCGGTTAGCGAGTGGGAAAAGAATGCTCAGATCAGAATTTTATCTCAAACCGAGAGGGATACGTGGTTGAACGAACGTAAAGCATGGATTGAAAAAgagaaaatcaaatgtaaaatgctTAAACAAAAAGCCCGCATCAAATGGTCCCTTGAGGGAGACGAAAACTCAAAGTTCTTCCACAATTACGTCAAAAGGAGAAACACGAAAAATAATATTTTCGGCATTTCAATTAATGGTTGTTGGTCGGAGGAACCAAACGCAATTAAAGATGAAATCTTCAACCATTACTCGAACATCTTCAAAGCTAATAATGATTCTTCATGCTCTTTCAACCTTCAATCAAAGATCTTAAACGACAATGATAATGAGATGCTCGAAAACCCCTTTAGTGAATCCGAGATTTGGGAG TTAACGCTTTCAACTGGTTTTGGTCAAATATGGAATTCTCCAAGGGGTGTAATGCTTCCTTTACCACACTCATCCCCAAAAAACATAACccgctaa